A region from the Pseudopipra pipra isolate bDixPip1 chromosome 8, bDixPip1.hap1, whole genome shotgun sequence genome encodes:
- the GBF1 gene encoding Golgi-specific brefeldin A-resistance guanine nucleotide exchange factor 1 isoform X4, with product MRGIVRMVDKNIYIVQGEINAVVGAIKRNARWSTHTHLDEERDPLLHSFSNLKEVLNNITELSEIEPNVFLRPFLEVIRSEDTTGPITGLALTSVNKFLSYALIDPSHEGTAEGMENMADAVTHARFVGTDHASDEVVLMKILQVLRTLLLTPVGAHLTNESVCEIMQSCFRICFEMRLSELLRKSAEHTLVDMVQLLFTRLPQFKEEPKSYMGTNMKKISPCLLNKLELSSGEQAKALNQLERAYSILWKNKRVQLKMRAGGMSESSKWKKQKRSPRPPRHVTKVSPATEQSAGNASNSTGSGVAFIDAPSPSSSGSSENVSSAVSPVTDSGLELSSQTTSKEDLTDLDQVASLGLNAGMPSNEAKVTENQNQPELQNESLREEKIQSASVESIPEVLEECTSVAEHSDSASVHDMDYVNPRGVRFTQSSQKEGAALVPYGLPCIRELFRFLISLTNPHDRHNSEVMIHMGLQLLTVALESAPIANCQSLLGLVKEELCRHLFQLLSVERLNLYAASLRVCFLLFESMREHLKFQLEMYIKKLMEIITVENPKMPYEMKEMALEAIVQLWRIPSFVTELYINYDCDYYCANLFEELTKLLSKNAFPVSGQLYTVHLLSLEALLTVIDSTEAHCQAKVLSNIHQQEKEVVKPSPETINSTKETSNSIERVFSERRSSSAVSETAGACPPTSGCLMADQMKESCTELEGGSEAAEKSIPRKPTRFSCILPSPQELMQIKNKKKLLITGTEQFNQKPKKGIQFLQEKNLLATPIDNNEVARWLRENPRLDKKMIGEFVSDRKNIDLLESFVGTFSFQGLRLDEALRLYLEAFRLPGEAPVIQRLLEAFTEHWRKSNGSPFANSDACFALAYAVIMLNTDQHNHNVRKQNVPMTLEEFRKNLKGVNGGKDFEQDILEDMYHAIKNDEIVMPEEQTGLVKENYIWNVLLHRGATDEGIFLHVPPGSYDHDLFTMTWGPTIAALSYVFDKSLEETIIQKAISGFRKCAMISAHYGLSDVFDNLIISLCKFTALSSESIENLPTVFGSNPKAHIAAKTVFHLAHRHGDILREGWKNIMEAMLQLFRAELLPKAMVEVEDFVDPNGKIYLQREETPSNRGESTVLSFVSWLTLSGTEQSGMRGPSTETQEAKRAALECIKQCDPEKLITESKFLQLESLQELMKALISVTPDEETYDEEDAAFCLEMLLRIVLENRDRVTCVWQTVRDHLYHLCVHAMEFCFLVERAVVGLLRLAIRLLRREEISAQVLLSLRILLMMKPNVLSRVSHEVAYGLHELLKTNAANIHSGDDWYTLFTLLECIGSGVKPPAALQVTARADNDTGAQSDSEVSSSYHPSDMSLDRGYTSDSEVYTDHGKPGKMHRSVTDVDVMNSGWLVVGKDDIDTSRSTAGLSRLGPSPLVNQYSLTVGLDLGPHDTKSLMKCVESLSFIVRDAAHVTPENFELCVKTIRIFVEASLNGGYKSQEKRGKSHRYDSKSSRLKKKPKESSTRRSRVLSQHQAHTHSDEDEDESIPASYHTVSLQVSQDLLDLMHTLHTRAAGIYSSWAEEQRHLETAARKITADSRTLWSNCWCPLLQGIAWLCCDARRQIRMQALTYLQRALLVHDLQALDALEWESCFNKVLFPLLTKLLENISPADVGGMEETRMRASTLLSKVFLQHLSPLLSLTTFAALWLTILDFMDKYMHAGSSDLLLEAIPESLKNMLLVMDTAGIFHSADSRTGYSDLWEITWERIDCFLPRLRDELFKQTVIQDPVLNVPVEQQHQKSIVSALPPSPVGDVRSTTHLAPLEKPCEPGASESERPTAPASPTISTSASPSFPTSASTKTSPVTDIPPTTAQPPLILQPLASPLQVGVPPMTLPIILNPALIEATSPVPLLATPRPTDPMTTSEVN from the exons ATCCCAGCCATGAGGGCACAGCAGAGGGTATGGAGAACATGGCAGATGCTGTCACTCATGCCCGATTTGTGGGCACAGATCATGCGAGCGATGAGGTTGTCTTGATGAAAATCCTACAG GTGTTGAGGACCTTGTTGCTCACTCCAGTGGGAGCCCACCTCACCAATGAATCCGTGTGTGAGATCATGCAGTCCTGTTTCCGCATATGCTTCGAAATGAGACTCAGCG AGTTATTGAGAAAATCTGCAGAGCACACTCTGGTCGACATGGTGCAGCTGCTCTTCACAAG GTTGCCTCAGTTTAAGGAAGAGCCTAAAAGCTACATGGGAACGAACATGAAGAAG ATTTCTCCATGTCTCCTCAACAAACTGGAGCTAAGTAGTGGGGAACAGGCCAAAGCTCTGAACCAATTAGAGAGG GCTTACAGTATCTTATGGAAAAACAAACGAGTACAG TTGAAAATGAGAGCTGGAGGAATGAGTGAATCatcaaaatggaaaaagcagaagagatcACCAAGGCCTCCTCGACATGTAACTAAGGTCTCTCCTGCGACAGAACAGTCAGCAGGCAATGCTAGTAATAGCACAG GAAGTGGAGTTGCTTTCATAGatgctccttctcccagctcctctggaaGCTCAGAAAACGTTTCATCTGCAGTCAGCCCCGTTACAGACAGTGGTTTGGAGTTGTCCTCACAGACAACTTCCAAGGAAGACCTGACAGACTTGGATCAAGTCGCTTCTTTGGGACTTAATGCAGGAATGCCTTCAAATGAGGCCAAAGTcactgaaaatcaaaatcagCCCGAACTCCAG AATGAAAGTCTGAGGGAGGAGAAGATCCAATCAGCTTCTGTCGAGTCTATCCCTGAGGTCCTAGAGGAGTGCACATCTGTAGCAGAACATTCTGACTCTGCCTCAGTTCATGACATGGACTATGTAAATCCCCGGGGAGTACGTTTTACTCAGTCTTCCCAGAAAGAAG GAGCAGCTCTGGTCCCATATGGGTTACCATGTATTAGAGAACTGTTCCGCTTTCTTATCTCCCTCACCAACCCTCACGACCGCCACAACTCTGAGGTGATGATCCAcatggggctgcagctgctAACTGTTGCCCTGGAGTCAGCACCCATTGCAAACTGCCAGTCCCTCTTGGGACttgtgaaggaggagttgtgcCGGCATCTGTTTCAA CTGCTGAGTGTTGAAAGACTCAATCTGTACGCAGCTTCCCTCAGGGTGTGCTTTCTTCTCTTTGAGAGCATGAGAGAGCATCTGAAATTCCAGCTGGAG ATGTATATCAAGAAGCTGATGGAAATAATCACTGTGGAAAACCCAAAGATGCCCTATGAAATGAAGGAGATGGCTTTGGAAGCCATCGTTCAGCTGTGGAGGATTCCCAGCTTCGTGACCGAGCTGTATATTAACTATGACTGTGACTACTACTGCGCCAACCTCTTCGAGGAGCtcaccaagctgctctccaAG AATGCCTTCCCAGTTTCTGGACAGCTGTATACTGTTCATCTGCTGTCTCTGGAAGCATTGCTGACAGTGATAGATAGCACTGAAGCACATTGCCAGGCCAAAGTGCTGAGTAACATTCATCAACAAGAGAAGGAAGTTGTCAAACCCAGCCCAGAAACCATCAACAGTACTAAAGAAACAAGCAATA GTATTGAGAGAGTATTCAGTGAGAGAAGATCTTCCAGTGCAGTCTCAGAGACAGCTGGGGCATGTCCTCCCACGAGTGGATGCCTTATGGCTGACCAGATGAAGGAGAGCTGCACAGAACTGGAAGGAGGAAGTGAGGCAG CTGAGAAGAGTATCCCCAGGAAGCCTACTCGATTTTCTTGCATCCTTCCAAGCCCTCAGGAACTTATGCAGattaagaacaaaaagaag CTCCTGATAACCGGAACAGAGCAGTTCAACCAAAAGCCAAAGAAAGGGATACAGTTTCTGCAGGAGAAAAACCTTCTTGCCACCCCCATTGACAACAATGAAGTGGCCAGGTGGCTACGGGAAAATCCTCGCCTTGACAAAAAAATGATTGGGGAATTTGTGAGTGACCGCAAGAACATAGACTTACTGGAAAGCTTTGTTGG GACTTTCAGCTTCCAAGGTTTAAGGCTGGATGAAGCTTTACGACTTTATCTAGAGGCCTTTAGATTACCAGGAGAGGCTCCTGTAATCCAGAGACTGTTAGAAGCCTTCACAGAACATTGGAGG AAATCAAACGGGTCCCCATTTGCTAATAGTGATGCCTGCTTTGCCCTGGCCTATGCAGTTATTATGCTGAACACTGACCAGCACAACCACAATGTCCGCAAGCAGAACGTCCCAATGACTCTGGAG GAGTTTCGGAAGAACCTGAAAGGTGTGAATGGAGGCAAAGACTTTGAACAGGACATACTGGAAGACATGTATCATGCCATCAA AAATGATGAGATAGTGATGCCAGAAGAACAGACGGGCCTGGTGAAGGAAAACTATATCTGGAATGTCCTGCTACATCGTGGTGCCACGGATGAGGGAATATTTCTCCATGTGCCTCCTGGAAGCTATGACCATGATCTCTTCACCATGACATGGGGGCCAACCATTGCAGCACTTTCTTATGTTTTTGACAAGAGCTTAGAAGAAACAATAATCCAGAAGGCTATTTCTGGTTTCAG gAAATGTGCAATGATTTCTGCCCACTATGGCCTTAGTGATGTGTTTGACAATCTCATAATTTCTCTCTGCAAGTTTACAGCCCTCAGCAGTGAG TCTATTGAGAACCTGCCCACTGTTTTTGGAAGTAATCCCAAGGCCCATATTGCAGCAAAGACTGTGTTTCACTTGGCCCATCGCCATGGTGACATTCTGCGAGAGGGCTGGAAAAACATCATGGAGGCCATGCTACAGCTTTTccgagcagagctgctgcccaagGCCATGGTGGAG GTTGAAGACTTTGTGGATCCTAATGGCAAAATCTATCTGCAGCGTGAGGAGACACCATCTAACCG TGGTGAATCAACAGTACTGAGTTTTGTTAGCTGGCTCACCCTCAGTGGGACAGAGCAATCTGGTATGAGAGGGCCATCTACGGAAACACAGGAGGCAAAGCGAGCGGCTTTGGAATGCATAAAG CAATGTGATCCTGAGAAGTTGATCACAGAAAGCAAATTTCTCCAACTGGAATCCCTCCAGGAGCTCATGAAG GCTCTAATCTCTGTGACTCCTGATGAGGAGACATATGATGAAGAGGATGCAGCCTTCTGCTTGGAGATGCTTCTGCGGATTGTTCTAGAGAATAG GGACCGTGTGACCTGTGTCTGGCAGACTGTCCGAGACCACCTGTATCATCTCTGTGTCCATGCGATGGAGTTCTGCTTCTTGGTGGAGAGGGCAGTGGTGGGGCTGCTGAGACTGGCCATTCGACTCCTCCGTCGAGAAGAAATCAGTGCACAG GTTCTGCTCTCGTTACGTATCCTACTTATGATGAAGCCGAATGTGCTGTCCAGAGTTAGCCATGAGGTTGCCTATGGCCTCCATGAACTCTTGAAGACCAATGCTGCCAACATTCACTCTGGGGATGACTGGTACACACTCTTCACCCTCCTGGAGTGTATCGGGTCTGGGGTGAAGCcgcctgcagccctgcaggttACAGCAAGGGCAGATAACGACACAG GTGCTCAGTCAGACAGCGAGGTCTCCTCCTCCTATCATCCCAGTGACATGAGCCTGGACCGTGGCTACACCTCTGATTCAGAGGTGTACACAGACCACGGGAAGCCTGGCAAGATGCATCGCTCGGTGACAGATGTGGATGTCATGAACAGCGGCTGGCTGGTG gtggGGAAAGATGACATTGACACCTCCAGATCCACTGCTGGGCTCAGCAGGCTGGGTCCATCTCCTCTCGTCAACCAGTACAGCCTGACTGTGGGGCTGGATTTGGGCCCACATGACACGAAGTCTCTCATGAAATGTGTGGAGTCCCTGTCCTTCATCGTGCGAGATGCTGCCCATGTCACACCTGAGAACTTCGAGCTGTGCGTCAAAACGATACGGATCTTCGTGGAGGCGAGCTTGAATGGGG GCTACAAGTCCcaggaaaagagagggaagagcCACAGGTATGACAGTAAATCCAGtcggttaaaaaaaaagccaaaggagAGCTCCACACGGCGATCCCGGGTCTTGAGCCAGCaccaggcacacacacacagtgatgaggatgaggatgagagCATCCCTGCCAGCTACCACACTGTGTCTTTACAGGTTAGTCAGGAC CTCCTGGACCTCATGCACACCTTGCACACGCGAGCAGCCGGCATTTACAGCTCCTGGGCGGAGGAGCAGCGACACCTGGAGACGGCGGCCAGGAAAATCACAGCGGATTCCCGAACACTGTGGTCCAACTGCTGGTGTCCTTTGCTACAGG GTAttgcctggctgtgctgtgatGCCCGACGCCAGATACGGATGCAAGCACTGACTTACTTGCAGCGGGCCCTCCTGGTACATGACCTGCAGGCCCTGGATGCCCTGGAATGGGAGTCGTGCTTCAACAAG GTGCTGTTCCCACTGCTAACCAAGCTACTTGAGAACATCAGCCCAGCTGATGTTGGTGGAATGGAAGAAACTAGGATGAGAGCCTCAACACTACTGTCCAAG GTGTTCCTACAGCATCTCTCCCCACTGCTCTCACTGACCACCTTTGCTGCCCTGTGGCTCACAATCCTAGACTTTATGGACAAGTACATGCATGCTGGCTCTAGTGACTTACTG CTGGAGGCCATTCCAGAGTCTCTGAAGAATATGCTGCTCGTAATGGATACAGCTGGGATATTCCACAGTGCTGATTCACGGACAGGATACTCAGATCTCTGGGAGATCACTTGGGAGCGCATTGACTGTTTCTTACCTCGGCTGCGGGATGAGCTCTTCAAACAGACAGTCATCCAAG ATCCTGTCCTGAACGTACCAGTGGAGCAGCAGCATCAGAAATCAATAGTGTCTGCCCTGCCCCCTTCTCCTGTGGGGGATGTGAGATCAACCACCCACCTGGCTCCTTTGGAGAAGCCTTGTGAACCGGGTGCCAGTG aGTCCGAGAGACCCACTGCACCTGCCTCACCCACCATCAGCACCTCTGCCTCTCCTTCTTTCCCAACATCAGCTTCAACAAAGACAAGCCCCGTTACGGACATACCTCCTACGACAGCACAGCCACCACTCATCCTGCAGCCTCTTGCATCTCCCCTGCAGGTTGGAGTGCCACCTATGACTCTTCCAATCATTCTCAACCCAGCCCTAATTGAAGCCACCTCTCCTGTTCCCCTCTTAGCTACTCCACGGCCCACTGACCCCATGACAACCTCTGAAGTCAATTAG